From one Halothece sp. PCC 7418 genomic stretch:
- a CDS encoding methyltransferase domain-containing protein produces the protein MPRNLEKEIKDFYDASSSLWENIWGEHMHHGYYGRSGKNKVSRRQAQIDLIEELLAWGNLSQSETPPQNILDVGCGIGGSTLYLAQKFNATAQGVTLSPEQAKRGTERATEANLADRARFQVANALDLPFADQTFDFLWSLESGEHFPDKAKFLQEAYRVLKPGGKLLMATWCHRPTDSLAGELTTDEKQHLAEIYRVYCLPYVISLPEYRAIAQEVGFQEIKCDDWSQAVDPFWNIVIDSAFTPEAIMGLIESGWKTVEAALSLGLMSRGYRRGLIRFAILQAVRSSD, from the coding sequence ATGCCCCGTAATCTCGAAAAAGAAATCAAAGACTTCTATGACGCATCCAGTTCTCTCTGGGAAAATATTTGGGGAGAACATATGCACCATGGCTATTATGGTCGCAGTGGAAAGAATAAAGTCTCTCGTCGTCAAGCCCAAATTGATCTTATTGAAGAATTGCTGGCTTGGGGAAATCTGAGTCAGTCGGAAACGCCTCCTCAAAATATTTTAGATGTGGGCTGTGGAATTGGTGGGAGTACCCTCTATTTAGCCCAAAAATTTAACGCTACAGCGCAAGGGGTCACTCTTTCCCCAGAACAAGCCAAACGAGGAACAGAACGCGCCACAGAAGCAAATTTAGCGGATAGGGCGCGATTTCAGGTGGCGAATGCTTTGGACTTACCCTTTGCTGATCAGACATTTGATTTCCTGTGGTCGTTGGAAAGTGGGGAACACTTCCCCGACAAAGCGAAGTTTCTCCAAGAAGCGTATCGAGTCTTAAAGCCAGGGGGAAAACTGTTGATGGCGACGTGGTGTCATCGTCCCACTGATTCTTTAGCGGGGGAGTTGACAACAGATGAAAAGCAACATTTAGCAGAGATTTATCGGGTGTATTGTTTACCTTACGTGATTTCTTTACCAGAATATCGCGCGATCGCGCAAGAAGTCGGTTTCCAAGAGATTAAATGTGATGATTGGTCACAAGCGGTCGATCCGTTTTGGAATATTGTTATTGATTCTGCTTTTACGCCAGAGGCGATTATGGGATTGATTGAAAGTGGTTGGAAAACAGTGGAAGCTGCTTTATCTTTGGGATTAATGAGTCGTGGATATCGTCGCGGGTTAATTCGTTTTGCTATCTTACAAGCAGTGCGTAGCAGTGACTAG
- a CDS encoding 16S rRNA (cytosine(967)-C(5))-methyltransferase: MTDSNPRKVAFNALRDVVLKGAYAEVALDRAFSQATLSPQNYGLVSELVYGIVRRQRTLDALIDQFASKPASEQPPKLRLILQLGFYQLRYLTQVPPSAAVDTSVELAKSNHLGKLSRVVNGILRQYIRQREKEGDPLHLPNDPIQKLGIQHSFPDWLIQLWCDEFGEATADQLGIWFNQSPNLDLRINPLKTTPEALEKALTEANIAYSPLPFVPLGLRLSSGVGKIEQLPGFTEGWWTVQDFSAQLVSYLLSPQAGETIIDACAAPGGKTTHIAELMGDEGKIWACDRAESRLKKVTNNAQRLQLKSIETRVGDARELSQFQNTADRVLIDAPCSGLGTLHRRTDLRWRQTPENLVQLAKLQQEILTATATWVKPNGILVYATCTINPLENEDVIQAFLSHHPEWKIEAPPETFPAQSLVSSSGWLKVIPTEHNSDGFFMVRLRR, from the coding sequence ATGACTGATTCTAATCCTCGGAAAGTTGCGTTCAACGCACTGCGAGATGTGGTTTTAAAGGGGGCTTATGCAGAAGTTGCGCTCGATCGCGCGTTTTCTCAGGCGACCCTCTCTCCTCAAAATTATGGCTTAGTGAGTGAGTTAGTCTATGGTATTGTCCGCCGACAACGCACCCTAGACGCACTTATTGATCAATTTGCCAGTAAACCCGCTTCTGAGCAACCACCGAAACTGCGCTTAATCTTGCAACTGGGATTCTATCAACTGCGCTATCTGACACAAGTTCCCCCTTCTGCTGCGGTGGATACCAGTGTCGAACTAGCAAAAAGCAATCATTTAGGGAAACTCTCAAGAGTCGTCAATGGAATTTTACGCCAATACATTCGTCAACGAGAAAAAGAAGGCGATCCCTTACACCTACCCAATGACCCTATTCAGAAACTGGGAATTCAACATAGCTTTCCCGATTGGTTGATTCAACTCTGGTGTGATGAATTTGGCGAAGCAACAGCCGATCAATTGGGAATTTGGTTTAATCAATCCCCAAACCTTGATTTAAGAATTAATCCCTTAAAAACGACCCCAGAAGCCCTGGAAAAAGCCCTTACCGAAGCGAATATTGCTTATTCTCCTCTTCCTTTTGTTCCTTTAGGGTTAAGACTCTCCTCTGGTGTGGGAAAAATAGAACAACTGCCAGGGTTTACAGAAGGCTGGTGGACGGTTCAAGATTTTAGTGCACAATTGGTCAGTTATTTATTGTCTCCGCAAGCGGGAGAAACCATTATTGATGCTTGTGCTGCGCCAGGGGGGAAAACCACTCACATTGCAGAATTAATGGGGGATGAGGGGAAAATTTGGGCGTGCGATCGCGCTGAAAGTCGTCTCAAAAAAGTCACGAACAATGCTCAACGTCTGCAATTAAAATCTATAGAAACCCGTGTTGGAGATGCGCGAGAACTGTCTCAGTTTCAAAATACCGCAGATCGGGTGTTAATTGATGCCCCTTGTTCGGGTTTAGGAACATTGCACCGACGCACCGATTTACGGTGGCGACAAACGCCAGAAAATCTCGTTCAGTTGGCGAAGCTACAGCAGGAAATCTTAACTGCAACTGCAACTTGGGTCAAACCGAATGGGATTTTAGTCTATGCCACTTGTACCATTAATCCTTTAGAAAATGAAGATGTCATTCAAGCCTTTTTAAGCCATCATCCTGAATGGAAAATTGAAGCCCCTCCAGAAACATTTCCCGCCCAATCTTTGGTTTCCTCTTCTGGTTGGTTAAAAGTGATTCCAACTGAACACAACAGCGATGGTTTTTTTATGGTCAGATTGAGACGATAA
- the ndhC gene encoding photosynthetic/respiratory NAD(P)H-quinone oxidoreductase subunit C, with protein MFALTGYEYFLGFLLICSLIPVIALAAAKLLRPSGGGPETRTSYESGMEPMGGAWIQFNIRYYMFALVFVVFDVETVFLYPWAVAFNQLGLLAFVEALIFIAILVVALVYAWRKGALEWS; from the coding sequence GTGTTTGCACTAACTGGCTATGAATACTTTTTGGGATTTTTGTTGATCTGCTCATTAATCCCTGTCATTGCCCTCGCTGCTGCTAAATTATTACGACCCAGTGGCGGGGGACCCGAGACACGCACCAGCTATGAGTCTGGGATGGAGCCCATGGGCGGAGCCTGGATTCAATTTAATATTCGTTACTATATGTTTGCGCTGGTGTTCGTGGTCTTTGATGTCGAAACGGTCTTTTTGTATCCGTGGGCAGTTGCCTTTAACCAATTGGGATTACTCGCGTTTGTAGAAGCCCTAATCTTCATTGCCATTCTGGTAGTGGCATTAGTGTACGCATGGCGCAAAGGAGCATTAGAATGGTCATGA
- a CDS encoding NAD(P)H-quinone oxidoreductase subunit J: protein MAEEEKQTQNEEANQEESQLVEPGAVSSWLANNGLENQPLPRDHQGIEMIRVEADALLPVATALYQNGFNYLQCQGGYDAGPGKELVSFYHLVKVSDDADSTEEVRIKVFLPRDNPHLPSVYWIWKAADWQERETYDMFGIVYDGHPNLKRLLMNEDWVGWPLRKDYVSPEFYEIQHAY, encoded by the coding sequence GTGGCTGAAGAAGAAAAACAAACTCAAAACGAAGAAGCCAACCAAGAAGAATCACAACTGGTTGAACCAGGTGCGGTTTCCTCTTGGCTTGCGAATAACGGGCTAGAAAATCAACCCCTTCCTCGGGATCATCAAGGTATTGAAATGATCCGCGTGGAAGCAGATGCGCTGCTACCCGTCGCAACTGCTCTGTATCAGAACGGATTTAATTATCTGCAATGTCAGGGCGGTTATGATGCTGGTCCTGGGAAAGAGTTAGTGAGCTTTTATCATCTAGTAAAGGTGTCTGATGATGCTGACTCGACTGAAGAAGTTCGGATTAAAGTTTTCTTACCCCGTGACAATCCTCATCTTCCTTCTGTTTATTGGATCTGGAAAGCTGCGGACTGGCAAGAACGAGAAACTTATGATATGTTCGGCATTGTTTATGACGGACATCCGAATTTGAAACGGTTATTGATGAATGAAGATTGGGTGGGTTGGCCCCTGCGCAAAGATTACGTTTCTCCTGAATTTTACGAAATTCAACACGCTTACTAA
- the ndhK gene encoding photosynthetic/respiratory NAD(P)H-quinone oxidoreductase subunit K gives MNSESTMNQGTLEQQQKEKILNPASRTGVTQDLSENVILTTVDDLYNWSRLSSLWPMMYGTACCFIEFAALIGSRFDFDRFGLLPRCSPRQADLIITSGTITMKMAPALVRLYEEMPAPKYVIAMGACTITGGMFSVDSPTAVRGVDKLIPVDAYIPGCPPRPEAIIDAIVKLRKKIANESIQERAGSIEQTHRYYSTTHNMKVVDPIHDGKYLGKGTWDAPPKELAEAMESPVSPALSESQTQKEEA, from the coding sequence ATGAATTCTGAATCAACCATGAATCAAGGAACTTTAGAACAACAACAGAAAGAGAAAATCCTCAATCCAGCAAGCCGAACTGGGGTGACCCAAGATCTGTCGGAAAATGTGATTCTAACCACTGTGGATGACCTCTACAATTGGTCACGATTATCCAGTCTTTGGCCCATGATGTACGGGACTGCTTGCTGCTTTATTGAGTTTGCAGCCCTGATTGGCTCTCGCTTTGACTTTGACCGTTTTGGCTTGTTACCCCGTTGTAGTCCTCGGCAAGCGGATTTAATCATTACCTCTGGTACAATCACCATGAAGATGGCACCAGCGTTAGTGCGTCTTTATGAAGAAATGCCAGCTCCGAAATATGTGATTGCTATGGGGGCTTGCACCATTACTGGCGGGATGTTTAGTGTTGATTCTCCCACTGCTGTCCGTGGGGTAGATAAACTAATTCCAGTGGACGCTTATATTCCCGGTTGTCCTCCCCGTCCCGAAGCAATTATTGACGCAATTGTCAAACTTCGCAAGAAAATTGCCAATGAGTCAATTCAAGAACGAGCCGGTTCCATTGAACAAACCCACCGCTATTACAGTACCACTCACAATATGAAAGTGGTTGATCCGATCCATGATGGAAAATATCTTGGTAAAGGCACTTGGGATGCACCGCCCAAAGAGTTAGCCGAAGCAATGGAATCTCCGGTTTCGCCTGCACTGAGTGAATCCCAAACTCAAAAAGAGGAGGCTTAA
- a CDS encoding cysteine synthase A, which translates to MDVKQGFVGTVGNTPLIRLNRLSDETGCEILGKAEFLNPGGSVKDRAALYIIKDAEEKGLLKPGGTVVEGTAGNTGIGLAHICNAKGYKCLIIIPETQSQEKIDALRTLGAEVQTVPAVPYRDPNNYIKVSGRLAEETENAIWANQFDNVANRRAHYETTGPEIWRQTDGQVNVWVAATGTGGTYAGASMFFKEVNPDIKCVVADPMGSGLYSYVKTGEIHTEGGSITEGIGNSRITANMQGAPADDAIQIDDPTCVEMIYELLHKEGLFMGGSVGINVGAAYALAKQIGPGQTIVTVLCDSGTRYQSRLYNKQWLAEKGLLSGVEQYF; encoded by the coding sequence ATGGACGTTAAACAAGGCTTTGTTGGTACAGTTGGGAATACCCCCCTCATCCGTCTTAACCGCTTAAGTGACGAGACAGGTTGCGAAATTTTAGGAAAAGCAGAATTCCTCAATCCTGGTGGATCGGTTAAAGATCGCGCAGCCCTCTACATTATTAAAGATGCAGAAGAAAAAGGCTTACTCAAACCAGGGGGAACGGTAGTAGAAGGAACTGCTGGCAATACAGGGATTGGTTTAGCCCATATCTGCAACGCCAAGGGTTATAAATGTCTGATTATTATTCCCGAAACCCAATCTCAAGAAAAAATTGATGCACTGCGAACCCTCGGTGCAGAAGTACAGACGGTTCCAGCTGTTCCCTATCGCGACCCTAATAACTATATTAAAGTCTCAGGACGACTTGCCGAAGAAACGGAAAATGCAATTTGGGCCAATCAATTTGATAATGTTGCCAATCGACGGGCGCATTATGAAACCACAGGTCCTGAAATTTGGCGACAAACCGACGGTCAAGTTAATGTTTGGGTGGCAGCCACAGGAACTGGAGGCACTTATGCAGGCGCTTCCATGTTCTTTAAGGAAGTGAACCCTGATATCAAATGTGTAGTTGCTGATCCCATGGGTAGCGGTTTGTATAGTTATGTCAAAACTGGCGAGATTCACACCGAAGGGGGATCAATCACAGAAGGAATTGGCAATAGTCGCATTACCGCTAATATGCAGGGCGCACCCGCAGATGATGCCATTCAAATTGATGACCCCACCTGTGTCGAAATGATTTATGAGTTGCTGCACAAAGAAGGACTGTTTATGGGCGGTTCTGTGGGGATCAATGTCGGTGCTGCTTATGCCTTAGCAAAACAAATCGGTCCCGGGCAAACCATTGTTACGGTATTGTGTGATAGTGGAACTCGCTACCAATCTCGTTTGTATAATAAGCAATGGCTCGCGGAAAAAGGCTTGTTATCTGGAGTCGAACAATATTTTTAA
- a CDS encoding M48 family metallopeptidase encodes MPELAPHTTKIIALVTVSILLLIVLITLGRSFILSKRFQKACQLYEDEKYGEAIPLFQKIIARQKSNDLAQLLLGKCFVGQGNLTEAISTFETLTQSSPKNVDAYIELGKVYMQQGKIDSAIAQFEQAAKIKPNKFAEPHRVLGLALKEKGETKAALSSLEKAKKLYSAQKSYPMIEAIDEEIHTITEQSS; translated from the coding sequence ATGCCAGAACTTGCTCCGCATACAACTAAGATTATTGCTTTAGTAACTGTTTCAATTCTTCTCCTGATTGTGTTAATTACCTTGGGCAGAAGTTTCATTTTATCAAAACGATTTCAGAAAGCCTGTCAACTCTACGAAGATGAAAAATATGGCGAGGCAATTCCCCTGTTTCAGAAAATCATTGCTCGCCAAAAGAGTAATGATTTAGCGCAATTGTTATTAGGAAAATGTTTTGTGGGACAAGGAAACTTAACGGAAGCCATTTCCACCTTTGAAACCTTAACCCAAAGTTCTCCCAAAAATGTTGATGCTTACATTGAGTTGGGGAAAGTGTATATGCAGCAGGGGAAAATTGACAGCGCGATCGCGCAGTTTGAACAAGCTGCAAAAATCAAACCGAATAAATTTGCAGAACCCCATCGGGTGCTTGGGTTAGCCTTAAAAGAAAAAGGAGAGACGAAAGCAGCCTTGAGTTCTCTAGAAAAAGCGAAAAAACTCTATTCTGCACAAAAATCTTACCCGATGATCGAAGCCATTGATGAAGAAATTCATACCATTACGGAACAAAGTAGTTGA
- a CDS encoding homogentisate phytyltransferase produces MTSNLEKTVLHDPMGWLKSLWKFSRPHTMIGTTLSVFALYFITLAIYTVTISGTNLVPLFSAWIACLAGNVYIVGLNQLEDVSIDKINKPTLPIAAGEFSLKQGQWIVGLTGTLAIILGLITSQWLFLTIAVSLTIGTAYSLPPIRLKRFPFWAALCIFTVRGVIVNIGLFLHFNQTLKQEALIPPAIWALTLFILVFTIAIAIFKDVPDLEGDQQYNITTFTILLGKSTILNLTRIIISVCYFGVMIAAWRWLPDVNPIFVGMTHGGLLLLLWWRSQKVDLENKSAIAQFYQLIWKLFYLEYLLFPISCFLA; encoded by the coding sequence ATGACTTCTAATCTTGAAAAAACTGTTTTGCATGATCCAATGGGTTGGTTAAAAAGCCTCTGGAAATTTTCTCGTCCTCATACGATGATTGGGACAACGTTAAGTGTTTTTGCGTTATATTTTATTACCCTTGCTATTTATACAGTTACGATCAGTGGAACAAATTTAGTTCCTTTATTTTCCGCTTGGATTGCTTGTTTGGCTGGAAATGTGTATATTGTTGGGTTGAATCAACTGGAAGATGTTTCCATTGATAAAATTAATAAGCCGACCTTACCGATCGCTGCAGGAGAATTTTCTTTAAAGCAAGGACAATGGATTGTTGGTCTTACGGGAACTTTAGCCATTATTCTTGGTTTAATAACAAGTCAATGGTTATTCTTAACGATCGCAGTGAGTTTAACCATCGGAACGGCTTATTCTCTACCCCCGATTCGTTTGAAACGATTCCCCTTTTGGGCTGCATTGTGCATCTTTACCGTTCGTGGGGTCATTGTTAATATTGGCTTGTTTTTACATTTCAATCAAACTTTGAAACAAGAAGCCTTAATTCCTCCTGCAATTTGGGCGTTAACCTTATTTATTTTAGTATTTACGATCGCGATCGCGATCTTTAAAGATGTTCCAGACTTAGAAGGAGACCAACAATATAACATCACCACCTTTACTATTTTATTAGGGAAATCTACGATTCTTAATCTCACCCGCATTATTATCAGCGTTTGTTATTTCGGGGTAATGATTGCAGCGTGGCGATGGTTACCAGATGTGAATCCTATCTTTGTGGGGATGACACATGGCGGACTTCTCTTGCTACTGTGGTGGCGTAGTCAAAAGGTTGATTTAGAAAATAAAAGCGCGATCGCGCAATTCTATCAATTGATTTGGAAGTTATTTTATCTGGAATACTTATTATTTCCCATTAGTTGTTTTTTAGCTTAA